The DNA region CGGGGCGAAATACTCCCCACCAGCTTGGAGGCCACCACGGAGGGGGAGGGCTATCGGCTGAGATTTCTGGTGCACCTGCCCGCCTTCGGCTATCATACGGTGTATCTGGTACCCAATGATGATCTGCCCGTAGAACAAATGTCCCCAGGAAACAGCATTGGGACATCGGAATTGGACCTGGTCTACCAACAGGATCAACTTTTGGTACGCACAGCCGCCGGCCGCCAGGTATCCTTGGCGCTACAGCTTCCAGCGATTATCCGGGAGCTGACCCAAAAAGCAGGGTTGTGCACCAGGGAGCTAAAACTCAGCAAAGATGCCTATGCTTGGACGGTGGAAAGTGCGTTTCCTCGGCTAGTGGTCCACCAGGAACTGGACTTCGGTCTGCACTTTATCCAGGAGTACACGGTTTGCCTTGGCGGAGTACTTTGTCAGTGGCAGTTTGATTTCAGCCGCCCCTATTTGCTCGGAGAAAAGGAACACTTTCGAATTGATGGGATCACGGCCCTGTTGCGTACCGCCCCGGGAAGTGCCTTCTACGATGCGGGATATGCCGTCCTGACACACCCTGGGGATACCGAAGACTATATCTGCGCCCTACATTCGGCGGGGATGCAGTGTGACGAAGGCTTTGGGATCCTGGCCACTTCCCTGTCCGGGGCCCAATCCTTTGAGATTGACCCCAGTAAAGGCCACTTGGGACTCTGCCTGGGTGCATCTACCGCGGGTGGACCCTCATCTCGCCCCACAGCGCCCCAGATTCACCCGCAGACAAAGGAGGTCACCCATTTTTACAGTTTTGACGAGGAAATGTTTCACGGCCGGTACAGCCATAAGTTCTTCCTGAAGATCTACGAGGGAAACTGGCAAGAAAACGATGTGATCACCCAACAACTAGATCTCACGCGACCTGTACCCAAACTCCGGGGAGAGCTACACACAGGTAAAAGCCAGACTTGGCCGGCGACCCAGTCCCTGCTATCCTTGGAACTCCCAAATGTGGTGTTACAGGACGCTGTGTTTTCCCAAGGACAGCTTCGGCTCCTAATCAATGAAGTGGCGGGCAGCGACACGGTAGTGAAGGTGAATCAGCGGGACATCCCGGTACATAGCGGTGAAGTGAAGGAGTGTATATACGGATAACGCCAACGATAGAGACACATTTTGGGGTGACGAAAACAGTCTAAAGGGGTATACACGATGAATAAGACAATCTCCAAATCACTACTTTTGCTAGAGCAAATCGTGTTTTCGGGGGGGAAGGCGGCCACCGTCAAGGACCTCAGCCAGCTTACGGGTTGGCCTCCCAGCACCGTCAGTCGGTTGTTGGGCGGCTTAGTGGACGCTAATCTCTTGCGTAAGACCGATCGGCGACACTTCGTACCGGGCATCGGTTTACTGAGACTTGCAGGCATGGCCCAACAGAGTTATCCGGCTTTGAAAAAGACTAGGGTCTTCTTAGAGGATCTTAGGACTGAAACGGGCTTGAGTGTTGGCCTAGGCATTTTGGACTATGCCAACGTGGTCTATTTGTACCACGATGGTCCAGGCATCGGGACCGGGCTCATTTACCCAGCCCCAGCCAGCACCCCCGGTACCGTGCTGTTATCCGCATTAACCGATCAAGAGCTGGTCAAGCGGTGTCCGCCAGAACAGTTTCCCATGACCCACGGGGGTTATACCTGCACCTACAATGAGTTTGCGAAAAGGATCACCCAGGC from Bacillota bacterium includes:
- a CDS encoding helix-turn-helix domain-containing protein, yielding MNKTISKSLLLLEQIVFSGGKAATVKDLSQLTGWPPSTVSRLLGGLVDANLLRKTDRRHFVPGIGLLRLAGMAQQSYPALKKTRVFLEDLRTETGLSVGLGILDYANVVYLYHDGPGIGTGLIYPAPASTPGTVLLSALTDQELVKRCPPEQFPMTHGGYTCTYNEFAKRITQARQKGYFSLGNSLAVPVTHGTNVVAALVLYTGDETSVSLEHLQDLEKTAKRLAEATESRDWWWHIA